The DNA segment TTCCAAGCAAACCACTAACACCTGTTATTAGAAGTCTCCTTTTATTACTTTGCATTAGCTAATACCTTCCATAGACCAGCGTGATTTTTCAATTGCATAATCATCAGAAATTTGCCTTATAATATGTTTGAGATCCTTTGTTGTCATCCAATCAGAGTTGCTATCTGATGTGTATTTAAATCCATCCGGACAGAGTTTCCCAGCATATGCCTTATAGTCAAGAAGCTCTTTTTTAGATGGAACACGCGACATGCTGATATAATAATCCTTAAACTGTACTGTATTGCGCGCATCATCATCCCCTATCAGGGTTTCATGAAGTTTTTCGCCCGGGCGAATTCCTACTATTTCCTGTTTGCAATCAGGAGCAACGGCTCTGGCAAGATCAACAATCTTCATAGAAGGAATCCTGGGCACAAATATTTCCCCACCTTTGACTCTTGACAAGCACATAAGAATAAAGTGAGCGGCTTGATCCAGAGTAATCCAGAATCGGGTCATGCGCGGGTCAGTAATGGGCAATACACCTATTTTTGCCCTTTCTTTGAAAAACGGGATCACTGACCCTCTACTGGCAAGAACATTGCCATAGCGAACTGTTGCAAATTTAGTATTATCAAAGCCACTATAAGCATTAGCCGCTACAAACAGCTTGTCTGAGCACAGTTTTGTCGCTCCATACAGGTTTATTGGATTACATGCTTTATCTGTGGATAGAGCTATTACTTTTTCAACATGGTTACACAGCGAAGCATCAATAACATTCATAGCTCCTAATACATTCGTTTTTATAAATTCCCCAGGATTGTATTCTGCTGTTGGCACTTGTTTTAATGCTGCTGTATGAATAACATAATCGACCTGATGAAATGCCATGATTAATCTATCCCTATCCCTAACATCCCCCAAAAAATATCTGATACATGGATATTTTCTTTCATTCCACCTCTGTGCCATTTCGAACTGCTTTAATTCGTCTCTACTAAGTATAATCAGCTTTTTAGGTTTATAGTTTTTCAGAATAATCTGTACAAGCTTCTTTCCTAGCGAACCTGTTCCTCCTGTAATAAGAATAACCTTATCATTTAGCATCTTAAGTCTCCTGTGTATTTGTTGGTTATGGTAAAAATTTCAAAAACCCTTCCACCTTCGCAGACAATTTTCTGATACCTGCAATTTTTTGTTTATATATATGTGTAATTTTTTTATCCTCTTTATTAAGCTGTTTCCCTGCGCTTTGAAGCATTTCATCTGCTCTGGATAATC comes from the bacterium genome and includes:
- the pseB gene encoding UDP-N-acetylglucosamine 4,6-dehydratase (inverting), with amino-acid sequence MLNDKVILITGGTGSLGKKLVQIILKNYKPKKLIILSRDELKQFEMAQRWNERKYPCIRYFLGDVRDRDRLIMAFHQVDYVIHTAALKQVPTAEYNPGEFIKTNVLGAMNVIDASLCNHVEKVIALSTDKACNPINLYGATKLCSDKLFVAANAYSGFDNTKFATVRYGNVLASRGSVIPFFKERAKIGVLPITDPRMTRFWITLDQAAHFILMCLSRVKGGEIFVPRIPSMKIVDLARAVAPDCKQEIVGIRPGEKLHETLIGDDDARNTVQFKDYYISMSRVPSKKELLDYKAYAGKLCPDGFKYTSDSNSDWMTTKDLKHIIRQISDDYAIEKSRWSMEGIS